A DNA window from Citrobacter tructae contains the following coding sequences:
- the cobS gene encoding adenosylcobinamide-GDP ribazoletransferase: protein MSKLFWAMLSFISRLPVPARWSQGLDFEQYSRGIVMFPLIGVVLGGLTGLVFMALQAWCGIPLAALFSVLTLALLTGGFHLDGLADTCDGVFSARRRERMLEIMRDSRLGTHGGLALFFVLLAKVLVVSELALRGTPMLAALAAACVAGRGTAVLLMYRHRYAREEGLGNVFIGKVTGRQTCVTLGFAAILAAVLLPGMRGVAALVVTMVAIFILGQLLKRTLGGQTGDTLGAAIELGELIFLLALL from the coding sequence GCAAGGACTGGATTTCGAACAGTATTCGCGCGGAATTGTCATGTTCCCACTGATAGGCGTGGTGCTGGGAGGGCTGACGGGCCTGGTCTTTATGGCGCTGCAAGCCTGGTGCGGTATCCCACTGGCGGCGCTCTTTAGCGTGCTGACGCTGGCGTTACTGACCGGCGGCTTTCATCTTGACGGTCTGGCGGATACCTGTGACGGCGTGTTTTCTGCACGTCGGCGCGAGCGGATGCTGGAAATTATGCGGGACAGCCGCCTGGGGACTCACGGCGGCCTGGCGCTTTTCTTTGTTTTGCTGGCTAAAGTGCTGGTAGTGAGCGAACTGGCTCTACGCGGAACGCCGATGCTGGCTGCACTGGCTGCAGCCTGCGTGGCGGGGCGCGGAACCGCGGTTCTGCTGATGTATCGGCATCGTTATGCCCGCGAAGAAGGGCTGGGAAATGTCTTTATTGGCAAAGTAACCGGACGACAAACCTGCGTCACGTTGGGGTTCGCGGCGATCCTTGCCGCCGTGCTGCTTCCCGGCATGCGTGGAGTGGCGGCTCTGGTCGTCACGATGGTGGCAATATTCATTCTTGGGCAATTATTAAAACGCACGTTGGGTGGTCAAACCGGCGATACGCTCGGGGCGGCCATTGAACTTGGCGAGTTGATCTTCTTACTGGCTCTGCTTTGA
- the cobT gene encoding nicotinate-nucleotide--dimethylbenzimidazole phosphoribosyltransferase: MQTLSALLHAIPSPDSAAMLRAQQHIDGLLKPPGSLGRLETLAVQLAGMPGLKGVPRVGGKAMLVMCADHGVWDEGVAVSPKVVTAIQAANMTRGTTGVCVLATQVGAKVHVIDVGIDADPIPGVVNMRVARGCGNIAEGPAMSRSQAEELLLEVIRYTRELAEEGVTLFGVGELGMANTTPAAAIVSVLTGSDAEDVVGIGANLPLSRVGNKVDVVRRAIAINQPNPTDGIDVLAKVGGFDLVGMAGVMLGAASCGLPVLLDGFLSYSAALAACQIAPEIKPYLIPSHFSAEKGARTALAHLELDPYLNMGMRLGEGSGAALAMPIVEAACAMYNNMGHLAASNIVLPDGKEA; this comes from the coding sequence ATGCAGACTTTATCCGCTTTACTCCACGCGATCCCTTCACCCGATAGCGCTGCGATGCTGCGTGCACAGCAACATATTGATGGCCTGCTGAAGCCCCCGGGTAGCCTGGGACGACTTGAAACCCTTGCCGTGCAGTTGGCAGGTATGCCGGGCCTGAAAGGCGTACCGCGCGTGGGGGGGAAAGCGATGCTGGTGATGTGCGCCGATCACGGCGTCTGGGATGAAGGTGTGGCCGTTTCGCCTAAAGTTGTCACGGCGATTCAGGCAGCAAATATGACGCGTGGAACCACCGGCGTCTGCGTGCTGGCGACGCAGGTTGGCGCAAAAGTGCATGTAATTGATGTGGGGATTGATGCTGATCCCATTCCCGGCGTGGTGAATATGCGTGTTGCGCGCGGCTGCGGCAATATTGCTGAAGGACCGGCAATGAGCCGCTCTCAGGCCGAAGAGTTGCTGCTGGAAGTGATTCGCTATACTCGCGAGCTGGCGGAAGAGGGGGTCACGCTGTTTGGTGTTGGTGAACTGGGGATGGCAAATACTACGCCTGCGGCGGCAATCGTCAGCGTCCTGACCGGCAGCGATGCCGAAGATGTCGTGGGTATCGGCGCTAACTTGCCGCTCTCACGGGTGGGTAATAAGGTAGACGTTGTGCGTCGGGCAATTGCCATTAACCAGCCAAATCCCACCGATGGTATCGATGTGCTGGCCAAAGTCGGTGGTTTTGATCTTGTGGGTATGGCAGGTGTGATGCTGGGGGCTGCTTCCTGCGGTCTGCCGGTGCTGCTGGATGGTTTTCTCTCTTACTCCGCTGCGCTGGCGGCCTGTCAGATTGCACCTGAGATTAAGCCGTACCTGATCCCATCGCATTTCTCGGCTGAGAAAGGTGCCCGCACCGCGCTGGCGCATCTGGAACTGGACCCGTATCTCAATATGGGGATGCGTTTGGGTGAAGGCAGCGGGGCCGCGCTGGCGATGCCGATTGTTGAAGCCGCCTGCGCCATGTACAACAATATGGGGCATTTAGCCGCCAGCAATATTGTGCTTCCGGACGGTAAGGAAGCCTAG
- the ldtA gene encoding L,D-transpeptidase: MLRRVKLLCSLIMLLASQGAQAVSYPLPPEGSRLVGSPLTITVPPANTQPLEAFAAQYGQGLSNMLEANPGVDVYLPKSGSTLVVPQQVILPDTVREGIVINVAEMRLYYYPKDSNTVEILPIGIGQAGRETPRNWVTSVERKQEAPSWTPTPNTRREYAARGESLPAFVPAGPENPMGLYAIYIGKLYAIHGTNANFGIGLRVSQGCIRLRNDDIKYLFDTVPVGTRVQLIDRPVKYSTEPDGSRWVEVHEPLSRNRSEYESDKRIPLPITPALRTFVTGDGVDISRANATLERRSGMPVNISRVQKF, encoded by the coding sequence ATGTTGCGTCGTGTAAAACTGTTGTGTTCACTTATTATGCTACTCGCCAGTCAGGGCGCACAGGCGGTGAGCTACCCACTGCCGCCAGAGGGAAGCCGTCTGGTCGGAAGCCCGCTGACGATTACGGTACCGCCTGCCAATACGCAACCGCTGGAGGCATTTGCTGCGCAGTACGGACAGGGGCTGAGCAATATGCTCGAAGCCAATCCGGGCGTGGATGTTTATTTGCCGAAATCAGGCTCTACGTTGGTGGTGCCACAGCAGGTCATTTTGCCTGATACCGTGCGTGAGGGCATCGTTATTAACGTGGCAGAAATGCGTCTTTACTATTACCCCAAAGACAGCAATACGGTTGAAATCTTACCGATTGGTATCGGTCAGGCGGGGAGAGAAACGCCGCGCAACTGGGTGACGTCGGTTGAACGTAAGCAGGAAGCGCCAAGCTGGACGCCTACGCCGAATACACGCCGGGAATATGCTGCACGTGGGGAAAGTTTGCCTGCGTTTGTTCCGGCCGGACCGGAAAACCCGATGGGGTTGTACGCCATTTATATTGGTAAGCTGTACGCTATTCATGGCACTAATGCCAATTTTGGTATTGGACTGCGGGTAAGTCAGGGCTGTATTCGCCTGCGCAATGACGATATTAAATATCTGTTTGATACCGTACCGGTGGGAACGCGGGTTCAACTCATTGACCGGCCCGTGAAATACAGCACCGAGCCAGACGGTAGCCGCTGGGTTGAAGTGCATGAACCGTTGTCACGAAACCGCAGCGAATATGAGTCGGATAAAAGGATCCCATTGCCGATAACTCCTGCGTTGCGCACCTTTGTTACCGGGGACGGCGTGGACATCAGTCGTGCCAATGCAACGCTGGAGCGCCGCTCTGGGATGCCGGTGAATATCAGCCGGGTACAGAAATTCTAA